The Halorussus gelatinilyticus genome contains the following window.
TCGTAGGGCGCGACCGCGTCCAGTTCGTCGAAGCCGTCGTAGACTACCACCGCGATTTCGGCTGCCATGTCGGACGCTCACGGCGAGCGAGCAAAAGCGTGTCCTCGCGGGTCGTCGGCGTTCGGCGTCCGAACGCCGACTTCCGGGAAAGTCGAGTGGACCCGGAGTACGGCGGGTTCCGCTGCACGCTCGCGGAGACCGACCTCCTCCTGCTCAGCGCCACGGGGACCGAGCGAACTGGACGTTCGAGATTCGAGGCGACGACCGCGCCGACGTGGCCGCCTTCGAGGAGCTGTGCCGAGACCGAGGTATCGACCTTCGGTTGACTTCGATCCACGCGCTCACGCCGATTAGACGGCGACGACTGTCCGTCTCCCGAGGCGACGATAGACTCCGAAACCGGCCGCCGGGAGCGACCGCGCTGTCGGCTGGCAATCACAATGCTGTTAAACCACCCTTCCGTAGCCCCACGCATGGTAGACGTACTGGGTCTGGGACTCGGGCTGACGCTCGTCCTCATCGTGGTGGCTCTCCACTACTCGGAGGGTACCGAGTGGCGAACCCCCGACGACATCTCTCAGGAGGTACTCGAACGCCGGGCCGAGACCGTGCCGGAGACCGACTTCCCCGAGCCGATGAACCGCTCCATCGGCGGCGGTGGCGGTGCGGTCGCGGTCGGCGGCGGTGCCGAAGGCGAACTCGAAGGCGACGACGAGGAGGACGCGGGCTTCGACCCCGCCGCCATCTCCGACGACGAGGTCGAGTACTTCGACGTGGAGTACGTCAACGAGGGCGAGACCATCGAAGTGGCCAACAAC
Protein-coding sequences here:
- a CDS encoding 2Fe-2S iron-sulfur cluster-binding protein — protein: MVDVLGLGLGLTLVLIVVALHYSEGTEWRTPDDISQEVLERRAETVPETDFPEPMNRSIGGGGGAVAVGGGAEGELEGDDEEDAGFDPAAISDDEVEYFDVEYVNEGETIEVANNETLLEAGEEEDWDLPYACRQGQCLSCGGKVQDGDAHDYVRHSNNETLGEDEVEKGYVLTCTAYPTDDFTLETNETP